Proteins encoded together in one Oryzias latipes chromosome 11, ASM223467v1 window:
- the ring1 gene encoding E3 ubiquitin-protein ligase RING1 isoform X1 gives MAAPINIQTPSKTWELSLYELHRTPQEVIVDGTEVAVSPRSLHSELMCPICLDMLKNTMTTKECLHRFCSDCIVTALRSGNKECPTCRKKLVSRRSLRRDSNFDALISKIYPSRDEYEAHQRSVLERLNRLHNKEALSSSIEEGLRQQARYRSERNHRVKKPTQESDNTTFSGGEDNGDSRSHLSHDSAPSNAPHPRGQTPPEAGPSRKRGRASDDGSGPEADSGSPTPPLRWRKEGPASEIELVFRPHPQLVQAQDYNQTRYVKTTANATVDHLSKYLALRIALEDRRTDGEPEDRAREEAGGEERGETEGASKSGEGSGLNNVSEKQYTIYIMTRGGQFSTLNGSLTLELVNEKYWKVRKPLELYYAPTMDQQQPQPAQQKSPPPQKEG, from the exons ATGGCAGCTCCCATAAACATTCAAACTCCCAGTAAGACATGGGAGCTGAGTCTATATGAGCTGCACCGAACCCCTCAG GAAGTCATTGTGGACGGGACGGAGGTTGCGGTGTCTCCTCGCTCGCTGCACAGTGAACTGATGTGTCCGATCTGCCTGGACATGCTGAAGAACACAATGACCACCAAAGAGTGTCTGCACCGCTTCTGCTCTGATTGCATCGTCACGGCGCTGCGTTCGGG AAACAAGGAGTGCCCGACCTGCAGGAAGAAGCTGGTCTCCAGACGTTCCCTGCGCAGAGATTCCAACTTCGACGCTCTGATCTCCAAGATTTACCCGAGCCGCGACGAGTACGAGGCCCATCAGCGCAGCGTCCTGGAGCGGCTCAACAGACTGCACAACAAGGAAGCGCTGAGCTCCAGCATCGAGGAAGGCCTCCGCCAACAGGCCCGCTACAGGTCCGAGAG GAACCACCGTGTGAAGAAACCCACCCAGGAGAGTGACAACACCACTTTTAGCGGTGGCGAGGATAATGGAGATTCTCGTTCGCACCTGTCCCACGACTCCGCCCCTTCAAATGCTCCACACCCCCGTGGCCAAACCCCTCCAGAGGCCGGACCGAGCCGCAAAAGGGGGCGCGCCTCTGACGACGGCTCCGGGCCCGAGGCGGACAGCGGCAGCCCCACCCCCCCTTTGAGATGGCGCAAAGAAGGCCCGGCGTCCGAGATTGAGCTGGTCTTCAGGCCACACCCACAACTGGTACAAGCCCAGGATTACAACCAGACCAG ATACGTGAAGACGACGGCCAACGCCACAGTGGACCACCTCTCCAAGTACCTGGCGCTGCGCATCGCCCTTGAAGACCGGCGGACTGACGGGGAGCCAGAGGACAGAGCCAGGGAGGAAGCAGGAGGGGAGGAGAGAGGAGAAACCGAGGGGGCGTCCAAGAGCGGAGAGGGAAGCGGCCTGAACAACGTCAGCGAGAAACAGTACACCATCTACATCATGACGAGGGGCGGGCAGTTCTCT ACGCTCAACGGCTCTCTGACGCTGGAGTTGGTCAACGAGAAGTACTGGAAGGTCAGAAAGCCTTTGGAGCTCTACTACGCCCCCACCATGGACCAGCAGCAACCCCAACCAGCACAGCAGAAGTCCCCGCCCCCCCAGAAGGAAGGATGA
- the ring1 gene encoding E3 ubiquitin-protein ligase RING1 isoform X2: MAAPINIQTPSKTWELSLYELHRTPQEVIVDGTEVAVSPRSLHSELMCPICLDMLKNTMTTKECLHRFCSDCIVTALRSGNKECPTCRKKLVSRRSLRRDSNFDALISKIYPSRDEYEAHQRSVLERLNRLHNKEALSSSIEEGLRQQARYRNHRVKKPTQESDNTTFSGGEDNGDSRSHLSHDSAPSNAPHPRGQTPPEAGPSRKRGRASDDGSGPEADSGSPTPPLRWRKEGPASEIELVFRPHPQLVQAQDYNQTRYVKTTANATVDHLSKYLALRIALEDRRTDGEPEDRAREEAGGEERGETEGASKSGEGSGLNNVSEKQYTIYIMTRGGQFSTLNGSLTLELVNEKYWKVRKPLELYYAPTMDQQQPQPAQQKSPPPQKEG; encoded by the exons ATGGCAGCTCCCATAAACATTCAAACTCCCAGTAAGACATGGGAGCTGAGTCTATATGAGCTGCACCGAACCCCTCAG GAAGTCATTGTGGACGGGACGGAGGTTGCGGTGTCTCCTCGCTCGCTGCACAGTGAACTGATGTGTCCGATCTGCCTGGACATGCTGAAGAACACAATGACCACCAAAGAGTGTCTGCACCGCTTCTGCTCTGATTGCATCGTCACGGCGCTGCGTTCGGG AAACAAGGAGTGCCCGACCTGCAGGAAGAAGCTGGTCTCCAGACGTTCCCTGCGCAGAGATTCCAACTTCGACGCTCTGATCTCCAAGATTTACCCGAGCCGCGACGAGTACGAGGCCCATCAGCGCAGCGTCCTGGAGCGGCTCAACAGACTGCACAACAAGGAAGCGCTGAGCTCCAGCATCGAGGAAGGCCTCCGCCAACAGGCCCGCTACAG GAACCACCGTGTGAAGAAACCCACCCAGGAGAGTGACAACACCACTTTTAGCGGTGGCGAGGATAATGGAGATTCTCGTTCGCACCTGTCCCACGACTCCGCCCCTTCAAATGCTCCACACCCCCGTGGCCAAACCCCTCCAGAGGCCGGACCGAGCCGCAAAAGGGGGCGCGCCTCTGACGACGGCTCCGGGCCCGAGGCGGACAGCGGCAGCCCCACCCCCCCTTTGAGATGGCGCAAAGAAGGCCCGGCGTCCGAGATTGAGCTGGTCTTCAGGCCACACCCACAACTGGTACAAGCCCAGGATTACAACCAGACCAG ATACGTGAAGACGACGGCCAACGCCACAGTGGACCACCTCTCCAAGTACCTGGCGCTGCGCATCGCCCTTGAAGACCGGCGGACTGACGGGGAGCCAGAGGACAGAGCCAGGGAGGAAGCAGGAGGGGAGGAGAGAGGAGAAACCGAGGGGGCGTCCAAGAGCGGAGAGGGAAGCGGCCTGAACAACGTCAGCGAGAAACAGTACACCATCTACATCATGACGAGGGGCGGGCAGTTCTCT ACGCTCAACGGCTCTCTGACGCTGGAGTTGGTCAACGAGAAGTACTGGAAGGTCAGAAAGCCTTTGGAGCTCTACTACGCCCCCACCATGGACCAGCAGCAACCCCAACCAGCACAGCAGAAGTCCCCGCCCCCCCAGAAGGAAGGATGA